From Fibrobacterota bacterium, a single genomic window includes:
- a CDS encoding cysteine desulfurase: MYLDHNATSPLDPRVLERMLPYLRERWGNASSRDHAFGWDARDAVEEARFRVAELIHAQPREIFFTSGASESLATALFGLFPWGNPEGTPPGPSGRADSFSAAPAPVRTPEASAGIAATAVEHEAVLAPCRRLEARGVPFRLLPVDAGGNLDLAALAAADEKPKAICIQAANNETGVLFPIRRAAALAHARGAMLIVDAAQALGRFPLDAREDGFDLAAFSAHKLYGPQGVGALYVRGGLERTPLEALIPGGGQEGGLRGGTLNVAAIVGFGEACRLAGLEMAGETARLLPLRDRLEGGLMAAFPQIRINGAGDRLPNTSNLVFPGADARLLIRDMHDVAVSTRSACASGSGEASHVLRAMGLSEEGALASIRFSLGRGNTEAEIDTVIEKASASYRKLLGIGALSRTAPAP; encoded by the coding sequence ATCTACCTCGACCATAACGCCACATCGCCCCTGGATCCGCGCGTCCTCGAGCGCATGTTGCCTTACCTGCGCGAACGCTGGGGGAATGCCTCCAGCCGCGACCATGCCTTCGGTTGGGATGCGCGGGATGCGGTCGAAGAAGCCCGCTTCCGGGTGGCCGAACTCATCCATGCCCAACCGCGGGAAATCTTCTTCACCTCAGGCGCGAGCGAAAGCCTGGCCACGGCTCTGTTCGGGCTTTTCCCTTGGGGTAACCCGGAGGGAACCCCGCCCGGGCCGTCGGGCAGGGCCGATTCCTTCTCCGCGGCGCCTGCGCCGGTCCGGACCCCTGAGGCCTCGGCCGGCATCGCCGCCACCGCCGTCGAGCACGAAGCCGTCCTGGCCCCCTGTCGCCGATTGGAAGCGCGCGGCGTTCCCTTTCGCCTCCTCCCCGTGGACGCGGGCGGCAACTTAGACCTCGCGGCCCTGGCTGCCGCCGATGAAAAGCCCAAGGCGATCTGCATTCAGGCCGCCAACAACGAAACCGGCGTCCTCTTCCCCATCCGCCGGGCCGCCGCCTTGGCCCATGCCCGCGGGGCCATGCTCATCGTCGATGCCGCCCAGGCTCTGGGCCGCTTCCCGCTGGACGCCCGCGAAGACGGATTCGATTTGGCCGCCTTCTCCGCGCATAAGCTCTACGGGCCGCAAGGCGTGGGGGCATTGTACGTGCGAGGGGGCCTGGAACGAACGCCCCTAGAGGCGTTGATCCCGGGAGGCGGCCAGGAAGGCGGGCTGCGGGGCGGAACCTTGAACGTAGCGGCCATCGTGGGGTTCGGCGAGGCCTGCCGATTGGCCGGCCTGGAAATGGCCGGGGAAACCGCCCGGTTACTCCCCCTACGCGACCGGCTGGAGGGGGGCCTGATGGCCGCCTTCCCGCAAATCAGGATCAATGGCGCAGGCGACCGTCTACCCAATACGTCCAACCTGGTCTTCCCGGGCGCCGATGCCCGCTTGCTCATCCGCGACATGCATGACGTGGCCGTCTCCACCCGCTCGGCTTGCGCCAGCGGATCCGGGGAGGCCAGCCACGTGCTCCGGGCCATGGGACTGAGCGAAGAGGGTGCCCTCGCCTCGATCCGCTTCAGCCTGGGGAGGGGCAACACGGAAGCGGAAATCGATACGGTCATCGAAAAGGCCTCGGCATCCTACCGCAAGCTCCTGGGAATCGGCGCGCTCTCGCGAACCGCGCCGGCGCCCTGA
- a CDS encoding DUF2169 domain-containing protein, translating into MEWLSKIVPGNAPDGNPILSVLGKKTYRFANGQIALEDDQEQIPFTEADEFWGEGKPQNDAMKLESDLVAFKPMTDVILIGKAHSPRGAKVPFLDVGIQIASSRKIARLFGDRKAYVTATGIDFTPPEHFSEMPLDFSRAYGGSDTRSDEGLTYTYLRNPIGRGFVIKNHPKAVQDLQLPNIEDPQRPLTPQNLCLGRFEKWKEAPDPVAFGYQNKNSHPRFTLAGLPPDQWAQAEAERLHSLKGMRTVGTPGSPVPPQPAPMLNPLFFNGASKGMCLPSLRGDEGIKFAHMDRDAAQFSFALPGIRPKAWIDVGEGREEMAMSLHTVIIYKETNQLVMVWRGCAYYGGIDALRTFTAFECGVEEA; encoded by the coding sequence ATGGAGTGGCTCAGCAAAATCGTACCCGGCAACGCGCCGGACGGCAACCCCATCCTCTCCGTGCTCGGAAAAAAAACCTATCGGTTCGCGAACGGGCAAATCGCGCTCGAAGACGATCAAGAACAGATCCCCTTCACCGAGGCGGATGAATTCTGGGGCGAGGGGAAGCCCCAGAACGATGCCATGAAATTGGAATCGGATCTGGTCGCTTTCAAACCCATGACCGACGTCATCCTGATCGGCAAGGCGCATTCCCCCAGGGGCGCCAAGGTCCCCTTCCTCGACGTGGGGATCCAGATCGCGTCGAGCCGCAAAATCGCCCGCCTCTTCGGCGATCGTAAGGCCTACGTTACGGCGACGGGAATCGATTTCACCCCGCCGGAGCACTTCTCGGAGATGCCCCTGGATTTTTCCCGCGCCTATGGCGGTTCGGATACCCGTTCGGACGAGGGCTTGACCTACACCTATCTGAGGAATCCCATCGGGCGCGGATTCGTGATCAAGAACCATCCCAAGGCCGTCCAGGATCTGCAGCTCCCGAACATCGAGGATCCCCAAAGGCCGCTGACCCCGCAGAACTTATGCCTAGGCCGTTTCGAGAAGTGGAAAGAAGCTCCCGACCCGGTCGCCTTCGGATACCAGAACAAGAATTCGCACCCCCGCTTCACCTTGGCGGGACTGCCCCCGGATCAATGGGCCCAGGCCGAAGCGGAACGCCTGCATTCCCTGAAAGGTATGCGAACCGTGGGCACGCCGGGCTCGCCGGTACCTCCCCAGCCCGCGCCCATGCTGAACCCGCTCTTCTTCAACGGGGCGTCCAAGGGAATGTGCCTTCCCTCCCTCCGAGGCGACGAGGGGATCAAGTTCGCCCATATGGACAGGGACGCGGCGCAATTCTCCTTCGCCCTTCCCGGCATCCGCCCGAAAGCCTGGATCGACGTGGGCGAAGGCCGCGAGGAGATGGCCATGTCCTTGCATACCGTCATCATCTATAAAGAGACCAACCAACTCGTCATGGTCTGGCGTGGATGCGCCTACTACGGCGGCATCGATGCGCTGCGGACCTTCACGGCCTTCGAGTGCGGAGTGGAGGAAGCTTGA
- a CDS encoding cupin domain-containing protein: MEAAAALIRRLHLSPHPEGGYYREIHRSRESVATRKGRRAALTTIFFLLERGQKSVFHRVASDEVWHYYAGAPLRLWRVSKDFASSRRLALGPPGRGRSPVEVIAAGEWQAAESSGDYTLTGCTVGPGFDFADFLLMRDDPAAGRKLRAAQPRLARFI; the protein is encoded by the coding sequence ATGGAAGCTGCCGCCGCGCTGATACGCCGGCTCCACTTGTCGCCCCACCCGGAAGGGGGATACTACCGGGAAATCCACCGCTCGCGGGAATCGGTCGCGACGCGGAAGGGCCGGCGCGCGGCCCTGACCACGATTTTTTTCCTATTGGAGCGCGGGCAGAAGAGCGTGTTCCACCGCGTCGCGTCGGATGAGGTTTGGCATTACTATGCCGGCGCCCCTTTGCGCCTGTGGCGGGTGTCCAAGGATTTCGCATCCTCGCGACGCCTGGCGCTGGGGCCGCCCGGCCGGGGACGCTCCCCGGTGGAGGTCATCGCCGCCGGCGAATGGCAAGCGGCCGAATCCTCCGGGGACTACACCTTGACCGGATGCACGGTGGGCCCCGGTTTCGATTTCGCCGACTTCCTGCTCATGCGGGACGATCCGGCGGCCGGCCGCAAGCTGCGTGCGGCCCAACCCCGATTGGCTCGATTCATTTAG
- a CDS encoding PAAR domain-containing protein encodes MGKPAARMGDTTAHGGTISLGLPTVLIGKMPAACLGDMHICPMCTPAVPPIPHVGGPISLGSTGVLIGKKPAARVADMTVCVGPPSMPAMGCMTVLVGEVGGGGGGGGGAAAAAKAAAVKGPKAASPFPLAEPPKDAEIHSIECEFTDSAGKPLSGVPYVITDPDKREIAGVSTSDGAAYHGGYAKSGGFKLLVPELKNAKWKKTRLGLDQEAAFSVECDLPADVKTAYVSIIEERGNRRRSVALEEVAVAGKKIEGTWKPDTADIEAPPLEGDESLAGERPAYHFLCEAGGLIVLSDTLSIVDTAEIELVGGDDAGIADAEYEATLPSGEIKKGKTDRQGKVRIADVDPGDVDITFPKLHEPEPEEDDSGEAG; translated from the coding sequence ATGGGTAAGCCTGCGGCCCGCATGGGCGACACCACGGCGCACGGCGGTACCATTAGCCTGGGCCTCCCCACCGTGCTGATCGGGAAGATGCCCGCCGCCTGCCTGGGCGATATGCATATCTGCCCCATGTGCACGCCCGCGGTTCCCCCCATTCCGCATGTGGGCGGCCCCATCAGCCTCGGGAGCACGGGAGTGCTGATCGGCAAAAAGCCCGCGGCGCGCGTTGCGGACATGACGGTTTGCGTCGGCCCCCCATCCATGCCCGCCATGGGCTGTATGACCGTGCTGGTGGGCGAAGTCGGAGGCGGGGGCGGAGGCGGCGGTGGAGCGGCGGCCGCCGCTAAGGCTGCCGCGGTCAAGGGACCCAAGGCCGCCAGCCCCTTCCCCCTGGCGGAACCTCCGAAGGATGCGGAAATCCATTCCATCGAATGCGAGTTCACGGATTCGGCCGGGAAACCCTTGTCCGGCGTCCCTTACGTGATCACTGATCCCGACAAGCGTGAAATCGCGGGCGTATCCACGAGCGACGGCGCGGCCTATCACGGCGGTTACGCCAAGTCCGGCGGATTCAAGCTCCTGGTTCCTGAATTGAAGAACGCCAAGTGGAAGAAAACCCGGCTCGGCCTGGATCAGGAGGCAGCCTTCTCGGTGGAATGCGATCTTCCCGCGGACGTGAAGACGGCTTATGTCTCCATCATCGAGGAGCGCGGGAACCGGCGACGCAGCGTGGCCCTGGAAGAAGTGGCTGTCGCGGGGAAGAAGATCGAAGGGACGTGGAAACCCGATACCGCGGACATAGAAGCCCCGCCCTTGGAAGGGGACGAGAGCCTTGCCGGGGAGCGGCCCGCTTACCATTTCCTATGCGAAGCCGGAGGATTGATCGTCCTCTCGGATACCTTGTCCATCGTGGACACGGCGGAGATCGAGCTCGTGGGCGGGGACGATGCGGGCATAGCCGATGCCGAATACGAGGCTACCCTTCCCTCGGGTGAAATCAAGAAAGGCAAAACCGATCGCCAAGGGAAAGTCCGGATCGCGGATGTGGATCCCGGCGATGTGGACATCACCTTCCCGAAACTGCACGAACCGGAACCGGAGGAAGACGACTCCGGAGAGGCGGGCTGA
- the tssI gene encoding type VI secretion system tip protein VgrG — MPSSTVLKFSLKIGALAPDAFRVLEFTLEEAMSECFRLHIEAASSDPNVPYADLIGKDAHLTVAGEDFSVKHHGVVTAFNQYPDSSKNFGQESYLYEIAIEPRLKLAAYTSQSRIFLKKSFQDIVTEILKGAGLAADDYELKIKGTPRKREYVVQYNETDLDFFSRLLEDEGLYYRFDHAGDKEKLILADNLDGIAAISHTPTVEYMTETGLSHLVSENEKKDHIIKLRRTQRMVTGKATVKDYNDRTPDVAVLGRATKPGQGEDYRYGPQALNTGEADRIATLRAEMHAAVKIKLEGEGICRAFRAGMRFELKDPHGNSHLEGKYTLLRVIHHGDQREGFEGDKAKLIYKNDFECIPADTVYRPPLRTAKPKIAGFLSAKVDGVEGQYAFLDEDGRYHAKLPFDLTDKKDGQASLPVRMNQPYGGPNYGMHFPVHIGNEIVLAFEDGDPDRPMALGTVPNPSTASPVNKRNPSESIIRTATGHQIKLDDKDGKTVIEIITKGKHVITLNDDPDHQEIRLKTTNANELVFDDKNKHITMQTPEGAHILKMDYDKKVFSVDTKYGHKLTMDDEKKAVALQTKDGHILRLDDDKKLLTLQDGKGKHVIQIDAGGDLISLTTSGDMEFSAKGSLNIEAKEISMTAKSGAINVKASAGDISADGMNINLAAKQKLAMEGKVEAGLSGTQTKVEGKATLELSSKGQTKVGGLQVSVAGQAMSELKGAVVMIN; from the coding sequence ATGCCATCTTCAACGGTCCTCAAGTTCTCGCTCAAGATCGGAGCCCTCGCACCGGACGCTTTCCGGGTGCTGGAATTCACCCTCGAAGAGGCCATGTCGGAATGCTTCCGCTTGCATATCGAAGCCGCCAGCAGCGACCCGAACGTCCCCTATGCCGACCTGATCGGTAAGGACGCGCATCTCACCGTCGCGGGGGAGGATTTCTCCGTCAAGCACCATGGCGTGGTCACCGCCTTCAACCAGTATCCCGACAGCAGCAAGAATTTCGGGCAGGAAAGCTACCTGTACGAGATCGCCATCGAACCGCGCCTGAAGCTGGCCGCCTATACCTCCCAAAGCCGCATCTTCCTGAAGAAGTCCTTCCAGGATATCGTCACGGAGATCCTGAAGGGGGCCGGCCTGGCCGCGGACGATTACGAGCTGAAGATCAAAGGCACGCCCCGCAAGCGCGAATACGTGGTCCAGTACAACGAGACCGATCTCGACTTCTTCTCCCGCCTCCTGGAAGACGAAGGGCTCTATTACCGGTTCGATCATGCGGGCGATAAAGAGAAGCTGATCCTGGCGGACAACCTGGACGGCATCGCCGCCATCTCGCATACGCCCACCGTGGAGTACATGACCGAAACCGGTCTATCGCACCTGGTTTCCGAGAACGAGAAGAAGGACCACATCATCAAGTTGCGCCGGACGCAACGGATGGTCACGGGCAAAGCCACCGTCAAGGATTACAACGACCGGACGCCGGACGTGGCGGTACTGGGCAGGGCGACCAAGCCCGGTCAAGGCGAGGATTACCGCTATGGGCCCCAGGCCCTCAATACCGGCGAAGCCGATCGGATCGCGACCCTGCGGGCGGAGATGCATGCCGCCGTCAAGATTAAGCTGGAAGGCGAAGGCATCTGCCGGGCCTTCCGCGCGGGCATGCGCTTCGAACTCAAGGATCCCCACGGCAACAGCCACCTGGAGGGGAAATACACCCTGCTGCGCGTCATCCATCATGGGGATCAACGCGAAGGCTTCGAAGGCGACAAAGCCAAGCTGATTTATAAGAACGATTTCGAATGCATTCCCGCCGATACCGTTTACCGCCCTCCCCTGCGGACCGCCAAACCCAAGATCGCCGGATTCCTATCCGCCAAGGTGGACGGCGTGGAGGGCCAGTACGCCTTCCTCGATGAGGACGGCCGCTACCATGCCAAGCTGCCCTTCGATCTCACGGACAAGAAGGACGGCCAGGCCAGCCTGCCCGTGCGCATGAACCAGCCCTACGGCGGGCCCAATTACGGGATGCACTTCCCCGTACACATCGGCAACGAAATAGTCCTGGCCTTCGAGGATGGCGATCCGGATCGACCCATGGCCCTGGGAACCGTTCCCAACCCGAGCACGGCTTCGCCCGTGAACAAGCGGAACCCGTCGGAGAGCATCATCCGCACGGCCACCGGCCACCAGATCAAGCTGGACGACAAGGACGGCAAGACCGTCATCGAGATCATCACCAAGGGCAAGCACGTGATCACCTTGAACGATGATCCGGATCATCAGGAAATCCGCTTGAAGACGACCAACGCCAACGAGCTGGTGTTCGACGACAAGAACAAGCACATCACCATGCAGACTCCCGAGGGCGCGCATATCCTGAAGATGGATTACGATAAGAAGGTCTTCTCGGTGGATACGAAGTACGGCCATAAGCTGACGATGGACGACGAGAAGAAGGCGGTGGCGCTGCAGACCAAGGATGGGCACATCCTGAGGCTGGACGACGACAAGAAGCTTCTCACCTTGCAGGACGGGAAGGGGAAGCACGTGATCCAGATCGACGCGGGCGGGGACCTGATCTCCCTGACCACCTCCGGAGACATGGAGTTCTCCGCCAAGGGATCGCTGAACATCGAAGCGAAAGAGATCAGCATGACCGCCAAGTCCGGGGCCATCAACGTCAAGGCATCCGCGGGAGACATCTCGGCCGACGGCATGAACATCAATTTGGCGGCCAAGCAGAAGCTCGCCATGGAAGGAAAGGTGGAAGCCGGATTGTCGGGAACGCAGACCAAGGTCGAAGGCAAGGCTACCCTGGAACTCTCGTCCAAGGGCCAGACCAAGGTGGGAGGATTGCAAGTGAGCGTAGCGGGGCAGGCCATGAGCGAGCTCAAAGGCGCCGTGGTGATGATCAACTGA
- a CDS encoding DUF1328 domain-containing protein: MLHYSLVFLVFAIVAAVLGFSGLAGMAAGFAKILFFAFLVIWLVTFLLGRKRTLL, encoded by the coding sequence GTGTTACACTATTCCTTGGTATTCCTGGTTTTCGCCATCGTCGCCGCCGTCCTCGGATTCAGCGGTCTGGCGGGCATGGCGGCCGGGTTCGCGAAAATCCTTTTCTTCGCTTTCCTGGTGATTTGGCTGGTTACCTTCCTCCTGGGCCGCAAACGCACCTTGCTCTGA